Genomic DNA from Podospora pseudoanserina strain CBS 124.78 chromosome 4, whole genome shotgun sequence:
ATATGGAGGTTCGATCTTCGATGTCTCTGTCGCTCGAGTCGGAGGGCAAGCTTTGGGGACTGATCGTTTGCCACTCATATGGACCCACGGCAACGCGTGTACCTTTTACGGTGCGGGAATTGATATATTTTGTGGGCGTCTCAGCATCTATCTGTttggagaagctgctcaACGCCGACAGGCTCAAAGCTCGGCGCATCATTGAGACACTTCAAGACCAAAAGAGCCCCAATGAATGCATCACGGCATCGTCGGACGAGCTACTCAAACTCTTCGAGGCCGACTGTGGCTTCcttgtggtggagggtgaggctAGAACAATTGGGCGACTGGCAGCATATGCCGAGGCCGTAACACTGCTCAAGTATTTGTTCTTCCGAAGATCGAGCAGAATACTCGTCTCGAGCAACTTTGCCCATGATTTTCAGGATCTTCACTATCCAAGCGGCTTCAAGGCAATTGCCGGTGTCTTGTACATCCCATTGTCGGGGACGACGGACGACTGTGTGGTGTTTTATCGCCGAAGTCAGCTTCGAGAGGTTCACTGGGCAGGGAAGCCATCCCTGGCAGGCAAGTTTGGCACGCTGGAACCTCGCAACAGCTTTCAAAAATGGACCGAAGTGGTGGATGGAACCAGCAAGAACTGGACACCAGAGCAAGGTAGGCACCGCACCATCGTGCCAAGGGACGAGTAACGGACTGACCGAAACTagccaccctcgccaccatgGCCCAGCTTGTTTACGGCAGCTTTATCAGAGTCTGGCGTGAGAAGGAATCCGCTGTTAAAGAGACAAGGTTGAAGCGTCTGCTTCTGCATGATGCATCACACCAAGGTAAGCGATTCAAGGGAAGAGATTATCCCATCCCAACGCTGACATACACCGACAGTGCGAACACCCCTGAACGCCGTGATCAACTACCTTGAGATGGCCCTCGAGAAGCCTCTGGAGGAGAGCACCAAGCAAGCTCTCACGTCGTCCTACACAGCATCCAAGTCTCTCATCTACGTCATAGATGACCTCCTGAATTTGACAGGGAGCGCAACTGGGTCCATCCCGCagctctccaacctctttgATGTGGGAGTCTgcttggaggaggccatGGAACCTCTCGAGCGGCTGGCTAGGGAGAAGGGAATCGAGGTTGTTCTCAAACCCTGCACAGGAGCTGTTCGATTCGTACGAGGTGATCCATCCAGTCTCCAACGGGCCGTCTCCATACTGGTCGCCAACGCCATTCAGCATACAGTCAGGGGGCGGGTGTTGGTCGAGTGGACTACAACGTGCAAGAAAATAGAGAACTGCATGATGCACATTTCGGTCAGCGACTCGGGCCCCGGTCTCAGCGAACGAGCCCTCGATGACATGTTTCAGGAATTTGAGCAGGTTCCAGAcgaagactttgacgagCTCATGGGCCAGTCGCTGGCGCCGAGGGACAATGTCCTTCGCGTCGGTGTTGGACTAGCCTTCGTGGCCCGCTATGTTAAACAACGGAACGGGCAGCTGAGAGTGAAGTCAGTCAAAGGACTTGGCTTAACTTTCATCATCGAGGTGCCCTTTACCGTGGTATCGCGCGCACACTCTCTGGCTGCACGTAGGGACGCATCCCCGCTGCCAGCATTGCCCATGCCTGGACGCCCGTCGGTTTTGGGGTCGcttccccccaaaacacaCGACATCACACCGGCAGGATCGTCAGGTGCGGGTCTGGGATCCAAGATGGGTGCCTCGCCACCCATCCTTGTGCCGACACCAAGCATTTCGCCCATGGACACGGCGCGGACGCCGACGACACTCTGCTTTACCGTCCTGATTGCCGATGACAACATTATCAATATCCAAATTCTCAACCGTCGCCTGACCAAGTTCGGTCACAAGGTTCTTGTCAGTCGCGATGGCCAAGAGTGTTATAACATGTTTGCGGCGAATCAAGCTACTACTGATTTTGTCCTGATGGATCTCAACGTGAGTTCCGTTGCATCCTTCCGCACATGCTTGCCTTCTCTAACCAGATACTCGTGAACAGATGCCCGTCGTCGACGGTTGGGCTTCGGTTAAGATGATAAGAGACCTCGAAAACGCCAGACCGACCCCATC
This window encodes:
- a CDS encoding hypothetical protein (EggNog:ENOG503NUCH; COG:T) produces the protein MAQLVYGSFIRVWREKESAVKETRLKRLLLHDASHQVRTPLNAVINYLEMALEKPLEESTKQALTSSYTASKSLIYVIDDLLNLTGSATGSIPQLSNLFDVGVCLEEAMEPLERLAREKGIEVVLKPCTGAVRFVRGDPSSLQRAVSILVANAIQHTVRGRVLVEWTTTCKKIENCMMHISVSDSGPGLSERALDDMFQEFEQVPDEDFDELMGQSLAPRDNVLRVGVGLAFVARYVKQRNGQLRVKSVKGLGLTFIIEVPFTVVSRAHSLAARRDASPLPALPMPGRPSVLGSLPPKTHDITPAGSSGAGLGSKMGASPPILVPTPSISPMDTARTPTTLCFTVLIADDNIINIQILNRRLTKFGHKVLVSRDGQECYNMFAANQATTDFVLMDLNMPVVDGWASVKMIRDLENARPTPSRVVQACGRVPVFAISGMLRRGDEQRYKDVGFDGWMPKPIDMKRLSTYLTGAVDAPTRKQGVYQETHFAMGGWFPEETVPPLVMERQLQPEEEVVEIEHVKEENPEAAYIPLPVTAMESPSVPRADDSFFPSKDWSAPPANEDDHQMACPLPLGKDGVGQKETPPPDSAIAIHSTMNTPAVEANPEIWSLHQPQPSTDSIEAVLEADECPPSSEGAAKPVSGRGHAQTPAARPLQLDPFSEYCSQPEVSSPARTI